From a region of the Lactuca sativa cultivar Salinas chromosome 4, Lsat_Salinas_v11, whole genome shotgun sequence genome:
- the LOC111904679 gene encoding uncharacterized protein LOC111904679, which yields MKCIVSTDHKILQHIFDQKELNMRQRRWLELLNYYDCEIHYHPRKANFILDALSRKEQVNPHRVKALMMTIQSRLILHIRSVRLEALMEENVKEEGLRGMERQLENKDDGTRYFMNRIWVLKFEK from the coding sequence ATGAAGTGTATAGTCTCCACGGACCACAAGATtctgcaacacattttcgatcaaaaagagctcaacatgaggcaaagaaGATGGTTAGAGTTGCTAAActactatgattgtgagattcatTATCACCCAAGAAAGGCTAATTTCATACTTGACGCCTTAAGTCGTAAAGAACAAGTTAATCCACATAGAGTCAAAGCACTTATGATGACTATTCAGTCTAGACTCATCTTGCATATTAGAAGTGTTCGACTCGAGGCTTTAATGGAAGAAAATGTTAAAGAAGAAGGCCTCAGAGGAATGGAAAGACAACTAGAGAATAAGGATGATGGAACaagatatttcatgaaccgaatatGGGTTCTgaaatttgaaaagtaa